A stretch of Plasmodium chabaudi chabaudi strain AS genome assembly, chromosome: 14 DNA encodes these proteins:
- a CDS encoding inner membrane complex protein 1h, putative, with the protein MYPNTSEANKNYGENGDEINYDNLANSMLEKMDKQIYDEASVFNSNSEYVNKGERKENSSVNNFYQEEKPNNTYNMGIGINEYSNIHRENTIDEHTLYGGSYPRKVMTALGPLPLPEEFKKNIPEKFVAKPIIEEREIYVSKKERKQREIEIPHVKYEHTFEKIKKMLKVNKLVPSVSEVIKEVPKEVLKPVIEEKIIEVPQGVKYIEVPVEVPCLYPPKIVPKVVTQYVERIVETIKPVVQEKIIEVPQTVIKQVPKIKTVEVPYYVPRYVEKVVEVPFKPNGEMPRLGTHIPFPISESFPPLKPTQHLNNNQPQYGFDENHHTMIPQLYCNTFNEQQNYRNHSEQNMQNQENTPLTVLKPINSKFANSNNTHKNSLLSTNSFMRSNMDYRQNNSNLHTQIENLPNIHNLPEGLKWSYPDGVVPPHMRNNSNNMPPLVFTCPPEIGKVTCTKKDIQPDILTKTGVYEFDGFKKNGTSQSLFPPLAHNDRVPFLPPPAVPGTPDVKAIQKNI; encoded by the coding sequence aTGTATCCAAATACTAGCGAAGCAAATAAGAATTATGGGGAAAATGGggatgaaataaattatgataatttagCTAATTCGATGCTCgaaaaaatggataagCAAATATATGACGAAGCATCAGTTTTTAATTCGAATTCAGAATATGTTAACAAAGGggaaagaaaagaaaacagctctgttaataatttttaccAAGAAGAAAAAccaaataatacatataatatggGAATAGGAATAAATGAGTATAGTAACATTCATAGAGAAAATACAATAGATGAGCACACTTTATATGGAGGTTCATATCCTCGTAAAGTTATGACAGCATTGGGGCCATTGCCTTTACCTGAagaattcaaaaaaaatattcctgAGAAATTTGTAGCTAAACCTATAATAGAAGAAAgagaaatatatgtatctaaaaaagaaagaaaacaaAGAGAAATAGAAATACCACATGTAAAATATGAGCATACTTTtgaaaaaatcaaaaaaatgttaaaagtaaataaattagTACCAAGTGTGTCTGAAGTAATTAAAGAAGTACCAAAAGAAGTTCTAAAACCAGTtatagaagaaaaaataattgaagTACCACAAGgagtaaaatatatagaagtTCCAGTAGAAGTTCCATGTTTGTATCCTCCTAAAATTGTACCAAAAGTAGTAACTCAATATGTAGAAAGAATAGTAGAAACAATCAAACCAGTAGTTcaggaaaaaattatagaagTTCCACAAACTGTTATAAAGCAAGtaccaaaaataaaaacagtTGAAGTTCCTTATTATGTCCCTAGATACGTTGAAAAAGTTGTTGAAGTTCCATTTAAACCTAATGGAGAAATGCCACGATTAGGTACACACATTCCTTTCCCTATTTCAGAATCCTTTCCACCATTAAAACCGACACAGCATCTAAATAACAATCAACCACAATATGGATTTGATGAAAATCACCATACTATGATACCTCAATTGTATTGTAACACATTTAATGAGCAACAAAATTACCGAAATCATTCTGAACAAAACATGCAAAATCAAGAAAATACACCACTAACTGTTTTAAAACCAATAAACTCGAAATTTGCAAATAGTAACAATACTCATAAAAATTCCCTATTATCCACAAATTCATTTATGAGATCAAATATGGATTATAGACAAAATAATTCGAATTTGCATACGCAGATAGAAAATCTACCAAATATACACAATTTACCAGAGGGATTAAAATGGAGCTATCCTGATGGAGTAGTACCACCACATATGAGAAATAATAGCAATAATATGCCTCCTCTTGTTTTTACATGCCCTCCTGAAATTGGAAAGGTTACATGTactaaaaaagatatacaACCGGATATTCTCACAAAAACTGGGGTTTATGAATTTGATggctttaaaaaaaatggaacaTCGCAGTCTCTATTTCCTCCTTTGGCTCACAATGATCGAGTTCCTTTCTTGCCCCCACCAGCTGTACCTGGAACTCCAGATGTTAAAGCTATTCAGAAAAACATCTAA
- a CDS encoding heptatricopeptide repeat-containing protein, putative — protein MILNALKCIVNKGNTSIFNKNFSIFEIKIRCMKNKRRGLKEQPRKKPLDIEKKIRNPDKYEEKMHFDNLSKGELYLPESCKGKKLAMLCNRLYYFDINDEELLERYAQRAIVIANNMSTKEMSLILNTMRKFNHKNVNLLETFAKYIPSKLHKSVPQDISLMLNAYAHFNYVDNNLFNRICEEIPHKIPYFEPSHISSIINAFYKLNIKDKIIIYDMIDELVDRIDEFDSKSLTNLINSLSKMNYKNIDRQVVWIKLFEGVKKIHKDLNVLEIVLIINGFCKKNIKNKNIYNFLNECLNDHIFQKKTIDDTNAYLLCTVAQSFAKIKFYSKDFFNFVFDFFSEENNYTSLDTQHFSQLIYAFSIFNLDDKKKFIDTFIKIVLNKIQNKRTKEIELNEQTLSTISYCLAKLKIRDMNFFVSLSSYLINEKIKLSAQSLSLICYSYSKLKIKSEILFYILSIQIFEKMHTFTKQGLALILNSYANLKIFNVKLFSLINKYLKLYVDTFTNSECLLICKHYEGALKSLTDEEASVNAQSNKSSLVKINTTKQELDNFVQVLKNKIHIFEKNKELKGLGNDETENDSMNKFEDTKQNELHIELEDGKEENEDEFFSIFNQNDIISGEEEEKEKDNHNNDDEKIKITKLLLNMDDEVVADCDDNNPQKKEDTLNIYEKMFLTNPKEQKNAFEKNNIPIMNEQLNKNLSSMLNKQNKEIEEKNKAYIKNKNATKSLLELMASNKPPKINYEKENLIKSAEQTETEFIKAYINEQKESTENPKIGRHLNKRKKMIQKILSKNFEPIDNIDTLQKKWTNEYISKDT, from the coding sequence ATGATTTTAAACGCCCTCAAATGTATTGTTAACAAGGGGAATACATCaatatttaacaaaaatttttctatatttgaaattaaaataagatgtatgaaaaataaaagaagagGGTTGAAGGAACAACCGCGAAAAAAACCACTAGATattgaaaagaaaattagAAACCCTGACAAATATGAAGAGAAAATGCATTTTGACAATTTAAGTAAGGgtgaattatatttaccCGAATCATGTAAAGGCAAAAAATTAGCAATGCTATGTAAtcgtttatattattttgatattaaTGATGAAGAATTATTAGAAAGATATGCTCAAAGAGCTATTGTTATTGCAAATAATATGAGCACAAAGGAAATgtctttaatattaaatacaaTGAGAAAGTTtaatcataaaaatgttaatctACTAGAAACATTCGCCAAGTATATACCAAGTAAGTTACACAAAAGTGTACCTCAAGATATATCATTAATGTTAAATGCATATGCacattttaattatgtagataataatttgtttaataGAATATGTGAAGAAATACCACATAAAATTCCATACTTTGAGCCTAGTCATATATCCAGCATAATAAAtgctttttataaattaaatataaaagacaaaataataatatatgatatgaTTGATGAATTAGTAGATCGGATTGATGAGTTTGATTCAAAATCcttaacaaatttaataaatagcttatcaaaaatgaattataaaaatatagatagaCAAGTAGTTTGGATTAAACTATTTGAAggtgttaaaaaaattcacaAAGATTTAAACGTGTTAGAAATTGtgttaataattaatgggttttgtaaaaaaaatattaaaaataaaaatatttataattttttaaatgaatgTTTAAATgatcatatatttcaaaaaaaaacaatagaTGATACTAATGCTTATTTACTTTGTACTGTTGCTCAATCTTTTGCAAAAATTAAGTTTTATTCTAaagatttttttaattttgtttttgattttttctccgaagaaaataattacacATCTCTAGACACACAACATTTTTCTCAGTTAATTTATGCATTctcaatttttaatttggatgataaaaaaaaatttattgatacatttatcaaaatagtattaaataaaatacaaaacaaGAGAACCAAAGAAATTGAATTAAATGAACAAACATTATCTACAATTTCGTATTGTTTAgctaaattaaaaatacgggatatgaatttttttgtttccttATCTTCATATcttattaatgaaaaaataaaattatcagCACAAAGTTTAAGCTTAATTTGTTATTCATATtctaaattaaaaatcaaatcagaaatattattctatattttatctatccaaatatttgaaaagaTGCACACTTTCACAAAACAAGGGCTGGCtcttattttaaattcatatgcaaatttaaaaatttttaatgtcaaattattttcattaattaacaaatatttaaaactaTATGTCGATACTTTTACAAATTCTGAATGTCTTTTAATTTGCAAGCATTATGAAGGTGctttaaaaagtttaacTGACGAAGAAGCTTCTGTAAATGCGCAATCGAACAAGTCTTCTCTtgtcaaaataaatactacTAAGCAAGAATTGGATAACTTTGTTcaagttttaaaaaataaaatacatatttttgagaaaaataaagagtTAAAAGGATTGGGAAATGATGAAACGGAAAATGATAGTATGAATAAATTTGAAGAcacaaaacaaaatgagCTACATATAGAATTAGAAGATGGAAAAGAAGAGAATGAAgatgaatttttttccattttcaaccaaaatgatataataagtggtgaagaagaagaaaaagaaaaagataaccataataatgatgatgaaaaaataaaaattactaAACTTTTGTTAAATATGGACGATGAAGTAGTAGCTGACTGTGATGATAATAACCCCCAAAAAAAGGAAGAcactttaaatatttatgaaaaaatgttCTTAACAAATCCTAAAGagcaaaaaaatgcatttgagaaaaataatattcctATAATGAATGAACAATTGAATAAAAACCTTTCTAGTATgctaaataaacaaaacaaagaaatagaagaaaaaaataaagcatatataaaaaataaaaatgctaCAAAAAGCTTATTAGAATTAATGGCCTCAAATAAACCTcctaaaataaattatgaaaaagaaaatttaataaaatcagCTGAACAAACTGAAACAGAATTTATAAaagcatatattaatgaacAAAAAGAATCCACTGAAAATCCTAAAATTGGAAGACATTTAaataaacgaaaaaaaatgatacaaaaaattttgtccaaaaattttgaaccaatagataatattgatacattacaaaaaaaatggaccaatgaatatatttcgAAAGATACATGA
- a CDS encoding protein TSSC1, putative: MNSGKILKNTYYSPFKSRCLSNVNNNLLNQSYNLHYFLLSSDNPCNNNEIHLIEYNDESLNIENVNIFTHQGEISNMVCLGMHEKENDGKHILVCSSGLYYSNDNNCSGNDIQNVCSLWLGDLNNFRESDQNEANELEDVEKIENEIKSECIEEHCSDKLDDNSFPYDHMQENIDNKSTEVQTNSENIINSNKKCIPDLNKKGKLEKLCELKRDEEYVGIKNIAWNDYENEFQKIAIIDKYSYTIFDRNNSNNINFITSNFVNEQLNYGTFDPHHENVLAVVSDIHIYGYDIKSNKPIFSTYTNHKANITSLDFNSNIPNILMTSSKDGYIKMWDLRYLKNDFFTMNIHTHWITSININHFHDELLFTTSTDNTVKLHKLEYTNNLNIKDKQVNYRLIKTYSDHEESVYKGAWSKTDAWVFASLSYDGRCVINSVPTEEKYKILL, from the coding sequence ATGAATTCTGGgaagatattaaaaaatacatattattcACCTTTTAAATCTAGATGTTTGAGcaatgtaaataataatttattaaatcaaTCATATAacttacattattttttgttaagtTCTGATAATccatgtaataataatgaaatacaTTTGATAGAATACAATGATGAAAGTCTCAATATTGAAAATGTGAACATATTTACACATCAAGGAGAAATTAGTAATATGGTGTGCTTAGGAATgcatgaaaaagaaaatgacgGAAAGCATATTCTCGTTTGTTCTTCTGGATTATACTATTCAAACGATAATAACTGCAGTGGAAATGACATTCAGAATGTATGTTCATTATGGTTAGGggatttaaataattttagaGAGAGTGATCAAAATGAAGCCAACGAATTAGAAGATgtagaaaaaatagaaaacgaaataaaaagCGAATGTATTGAAGAACATTGCAGTGATAAATTAGATGACAATTCTTTTCCATATGACCATATGCAAGAAAATATTGACAACAAAAGTACTGAAGTACAAACAAAtagtgaaaatattataaatagtaataaaaaatgtatccctgatttaaataaaaagggaaaattagaaaaattatgtgaATTAAAAAGAGATGAAGAATATGTaggaattaaaaatatagcatggaatgattatgaaaatgaatttcaaaaaatagcAATTATAGACAAATATAGTTACACAATCTTTGATagaaataatagtaataatataaattttattacatcAAATTTTGTTAATGAACAATTAAATTACGGAACATTTGATCCTCATCATGAAAATGTATTAGCAGTTGTAAGtgatatacatatatatggatatgatataaaaagtaataaacCAATTTTTTCTACATATACTAATCATAAAGCTAATATAACTTCTCTTGATTTTAATTCGAATATACCTAATATTCTTATGACATCATCTAAAGAtggttatataaaaatgtgggATTTAAGATatctaaaaaatgatttttttactatgaATATACATACACATTGGATTACttctattaatattaatcattttcatgatgaattattatttacaacaAGTACTGATAATACAGTTAAATTACACAAATTAGAATATActaacaatttaaatataaaagataaacAAGTAAATTATCgattaataaaaacatattcaGATCATGAAGAATCAGTTTATAAAGGTGCATGGAGTAAAACAGATGCCTGGGTATTTGCTTCTCTCTCTTATGATGGAAGATGTGTCATAAATAGCGTCCCAACAGAagagaaatataaaatacttCTCTAA
- a CDS encoding FbpA domain protein, putative, with the protein MLLLNAKKILISLIIFPYMMNNTSWLLVFSKRINYHKKQNFHFVSLNNKTKLNTKRNVFYYSINTKKKFSILKSSNEQNSASSNDDSIFKYTKYDKNSDTYIKLLEKKAEEIRNSKNTFGNKIKLKKKTHTKNEGKLSNNFQHLDYTTLQLLANELNVLLQDSIVEHITQTDTKTIVLHLNKKGREYYLYLCYDNENPIISLGLKIRKLFNRFIEDDYAQKLNPILKYSLISDIYIKNKFIKILCIDFILKRKTEEDIDIIDILPSANNINRKVTLIFDLHNKSCISYVINKANNEILISPHNSITEKTIDKSYKEGHTYIFPTKDECKLIPNHYEFFSSFINLFKSRKEQSFISSILDLYEGVSYNLLLKFFDYLNIKHNVKFQELDQTLLLDFFNKAYIKWTRFINLKEKNGAFTYYPHYDYNLNVYSVVKLINISKQNYNISSANNTTHNLESSTCENSKSVLDSNNSDNDIENEKAEKNGKNTHTNNQPVSKKEVHFDTVIELVYYYYSEYFSVNQFYASLQFCKEFIKKKMPQYEEMLKQYKSEREICEKQYLLNEQINTLSVFNYTIEKMNDWVDRKTFDALKLIEAELKIHPLEDNRKTHVKKLEEKKEKEETIQKKILNVKPNTIKTSQNIYKGALLIKINESDISSPFLIIGRNSKQNEKISTQILKFNDLWFHVHQHPGGHVILRNKKINGKIISADLNLSDINIDDDIKYAANIAAYFSKSRKTEKTLVCFTLGKYVYKDSTLNEGAVEVTKYRLVYGRPSKVSSIIKDLNERNKEIEFSKKKK; encoded by the exons atgcttCTTTTAAACGCAAAAAAAATCTTAATttctttaataattttcccGTATATGATGAATAATACATCATGGTTACTAGTTTTTAGTAAGAgaataaattatcataaaaaacagaatttccattttgtgtccttaaataataagacGAAGCTGAATACAAAAAGGAACGTTTTTTACTATTCTATtaatacgaaaaaaaaatttagcattttaaaaagtagTAACGAACAAAATAGTGCCAGTTCAAACGATGACAGCATTTTCaagtatacaaaatatgacaaaaatagtgatacatatattaaactATTAGAAAAGAAGGCAGAAGAAATAAggaattcaaaaaatacctttgggaataaaataaaactgaaaaaaaaaacacacaCTAAAAATGAAGGCAAATTGTCAAACAATTTTCAACACTTAGATTATACAACCTTGCAATTATTAGCAAATGAATTAAATGTATTGTTACAAGATTCTATTGTAGAACATATAACACAAACAGATACCAAAACTATTGTTTtgcatttaaataaaaagggaagagaatattatttatatttatgttatgataatgaaaatcCAATTATCTCTTTAGGGTTAAAAATAAGGAAGTTATTTAATAGATTTATAGAAGATGATTATGCACAGAAATTAAAcccaattttaaaatattcactTATTTCtgatatatacattaaaaataaatttataaaaatattatgtatagactttattttaaaaaggaaaaccGAAGAAGATATAGAtattatagatatattaCCAAgtgcaaataatataaacagAAAAGTAACATTAATATTTGATCTACATAATAAATCCTGTATTTCTTATGTTATTAATAAAGCCaataatgaaattttaatatctcCTCATAATAGTATAACTGAAAAGACAATAGATAAATCGTATAAAGAAGGGCatacttatattttccCAACAAAAGATGAATGTAAATTAATTCCAAATcattatgaatttttttcatcatttataaatttatttaaatcacGAAAGGAACaatcttttatttcatccATTTTAGACTTATATGAAGGTGTTagttataatttattattaaaattttttgattatttaaacataaaaCATAATGTAAAATTTCAGGAATTAGACCAAACCTTGTTACtagatttttttaacaaggcatatattaaatggacacgttttataaatttaaaagaaaaaaatggagCATTTACATATTATCCACATTATGATTATAACTTAAATGTCTATTCTGTTGTCaaacttataaatatatcaaaacaaaattataacataTCGTCTGCAAATAATACAACTCATAATTTGGAAAGTTCTACATGCGAAAATTCCAAATCAGTTTTAGATTCGAATAATTCAGACAAtgatatagaaaatgaGAAAGCAGAAAagaatggaaaaaataccCATACAAATAATCAACCTGTAAGTAAAAAAGAAGTTCATTTTGACACAGTAATTGAACTAGTTTACTACTACTATagtgaatatttttcagTAAATCAATTTTATGCTTCTTTACAATTTTGTAaagaatttattaaaaaaaaaatgccaCAATATGAAGAAATGCTTAAACAGTATAAATCTGAAAGAGAAATTTGTGAAAAACAATACTTATTAAatgaacaaataaatacattaaGTGTTTTTAACTATActatagaaaaaatgaatgatTGGGTTGATAGGAAAACATTCGATgctttaaaattaattgaagccgaattaaaaattcatcCTTTAGAAGATAATAGAAAAACACAcgttaaaaaattggaagaaaaaaaagaaaaagaagaaactatacaaaaaaaaattcttaaTGTTAAACCAAATACTATAAAAACGTcgcaaaatatttataagggAGCtctattaattaaaattaacgAATCTGATATATCTTCtccctttttaataattggAAGAAATagtaaacaaaatgaaaagattTCAACACAAATTTTGAAGTTTAATGATTTATGGTTTCATGTGCATCAGCATCCAGGTGGGCATGTCATATTAaggaacaaaaaaattaatggtaaaataattagcgcagatttaaatttatcagatattaatattgatgatgatataaaatatgctgCCAATATAGCTGCCTATTTCTCAAAATCAAGGAAAACAGAAAAGACACTTGTTTGTTTTACCCTtggaaaatatgtttataagGACAGCACTTTGAATGAAGGGGCTGTAGAGGTCACGAAATACAGACTTGTATACGGAAG gCCTAGCAAAGTTTCTAGTATCATAAAGGATCTAAACGAAAGGAACAAAGAAATAGagttttcaaaaaaaaaaaaatag